The following coding sequences lie in one Drosophila bipectinata strain 14024-0381.07 chromosome XR, DbipHiC1v2, whole genome shotgun sequence genomic window:
- the LOC122320954 gene encoding fibrinogen-like protein 1: MENKYTEVLSQLSDEKVKYAQLHSKQQEVDNLISQKNIEIGLLKDQIRELKEKNELVSLTNQFREEIAKLGKIVKIGGIHENNPTKSEVETGEVPTTPLPNINIETTPKTETIDFPDPCPRDQKETRVLREIKLPGSDPFEVVCRSDSEVGSGWLNVYRKVPISHKFNRTYEDYERGFGDVETDFFGQFFIGLNRLHRLISGKPHEVRLYTSMEIRCDNFVVGDRSEGYKVKSIANCNEPDWISPKPGSKFSTFDRDEDGVPGRNLANEEGYGWWFNPGMSPENDGIYMYIRRTN, encoded by the exons atggaaaataaatacacTGAAGTGCTCAGCCAACTTAGTGATGAGAAAGTTAAATATGCGCAGTTGCATTCGAAGCAGCAGGAAGTTGACAATCTAATAAGTCagaaaaatatagaaatcGGCCTCCTAAAAGATCAAATTAGGgaactaaaagaaaaaaatgaacttGTATCGTTAACTAATCAGTTCCGCGAAGAAATTGCCAAGTTGGGAAAAATAGTCAAGATTGGAGGAATTCATGAAAATAACCCAACAAAGTCGGAAGTAGAAACTGGGGAGGTCCCAACAACTCCATTGCCTAATATTAATATTGAGACGACGCCCAAAACAGAAACCATAG ATTTCCCAGACCCTTGTCCACGAGACCAAAAAGAAACCAGAGTCCTCCGCGAAATCAAACTACCAGGCTCAGACCCATTTGAAGTGGTTTGTAGGTCAGATTCGGAGGTTGGATCTGGATGGTTGAATGTTTATAGAAAAGTTCCTATATCACACAAATTTAATCGCACGTATGAAGACTATGAACGTGGATTTGGCGATGTCGAAACTGATTTTTTCGGTCAGTTCTTTATTGGACTCAATCGATTGCACCGTCTGATCAGTGGAAAGCCTCATGAAGTGCGTTTATACACCAGTATGGAGATAAGATGCGACAACTTTGTTGTGGGCGACCGAAGCGAAGGTTACAAAGTGAAAAGTATTGCCAATTGTAATGAACCCGACTGGATCAGCCCTAAGCCGGGCTCCAAATTTTCGACGTTCGATCGAGATGAGGATGGAGTTCCTGGTCGTAATTTGGCGAATGAAGAAGGCTATGGCTGGTGGTTCAATCCTGGTATGAG CCCCGAAAATGATGGCATTTACATGTACATCCGAAGaacaaattaa